One window of Herpetosiphon gulosus genomic DNA carries:
- a CDS encoding AAA family ATPase codes for MGIKNYRIDGVSCAGKTTVCTELQRRGYHAIHGDRELAYTGDLQTGEPVDTSNNEPGAWIWDVAKVRALVADRTHPVTFFCGGSRNSDRLIDLFDAVFVLELDLDTLNQRLAARPAHEWGGTAEEGEAFACFQHATNDGFTTHAIRINATAPLAIVVDTILAYTTK; via the coding sequence GTGGGCATTAAAAATTACCGAATCGATGGTGTTTCCTGTGCTGGTAAAACGACGGTTTGCACGGAGCTCCAACGTCGTGGCTATCATGCCATCCATGGTGATCGCGAGTTGGCCTATACCGGCGATTTGCAAACGGGTGAGCCGGTGGATACAAGCAACAACGAACCTGGGGCGTGGATTTGGGATGTAGCAAAGGTGCGTGCATTAGTAGCTGATCGAACCCATCCGGTTACTTTCTTTTGTGGTGGTTCTCGGAATTCTGACCGCTTGATTGACCTGTTTGATGCGGTATTTGTCCTCGAGCTGGATTTAGATACCCTTAATCAACGGCTTGCGGCTCGACCTGCCCATGAATGGGGTGGAACAGCCGAAGAGGGCGAAGCCTTTGCATGCTTCCAGCATGCGACAAACGATGGTTTCACCACACATGCAATCCGTATTAATGCAACTGCTCCGCTGGCAATCGTGGTTGATACAATTCTTGCCTATACCACCAAATAA